The segment CTTCCGGATTTAGTTAAGCAGTTTCAGGTAGACGGCGTAATTGCCTACCACCCACAAGGGCAGACAGTGGGCGCAATTTTGGATGCCGGGCACGCAAGCGGCTGCTTTGTCGTTGCGGATATGGTCGAGTTGTTTCGTTTGAATTCGTACTATTTCTTCAACGGCACAAACTATCAACAGTATCGGTTGCGGCGAAATGTACTTCCAAACGTTGATGGGGTGATTGGAATATCGCATGGATGGTGCGACTGGTGTGATCAGCGTGGTATTCGAAACGTCTGGTGTCCATCGTTTGCCTTGGATCAACCCTCAAGAGAGTTGCCGACTCCCAAAGGAAATCCTTTTGTGCTGGCAGTTGCGGGACAATGGAATAGTCGAGAGATGCCGATGGCTTTCTTGGCAGCCGTAGAAATTTGCGTTTCAAGAGGATTGGACGTGCGGCTCCGGGTTGTCGGAAACACAGGGAAGTCCCGGCAGCAGCGCGTGGCCATGCAGATGGTTCAGTCAAGCGGGCAATTAAAGGATCGAGTTGAGTTCACGGGTTTCATTAAAGATCCGAAAGACTTTAGCAAAGCCTTTCTCGATGCTGACGCATTTATTTTGTTGCGCAACGATACGCTTGAAACGAACATGTTGTTCCCGACGAGACTTCCGGAGTTTATGGTGACTGGCAATCCTGTCGTTCTTTCCGAAGTTGGGTGTTTTTCACAATGTTTTGAACACCGGGTCGATGTGTCCTTTGTTTCCCCAGACAACGATCCAGAGGACATCGCGGATGAAATCGAGTTTTTGATAAAGAACCCTGATAAACGCCATACGATTGGGCAAAACGGTCGAAGAAAAATGCTGGAAGAGTTTTCTTTGGCAACGCTCGGTCGGCGTTTGACACAATTCCTGAAAGAGACTCAAATTCGATCCGACCTTGGATCTCGCAATGGTGGACCGAGCCATGCATAGCGAAAGAGTCGCGACCCCCTTTTCTCCTTTGTGTCGTTCAGAACTTCTTTTTCTCTAAGTCTTTCAATATGGAAATCCGCCAAACTCGACGAAATATACTGGGGCACCAGTACAGGAAACTGAAGTTTTCCCATCGCATTGCAGCCCTACTGCCTGTCTTCGCATTGATTCTCCCCGCGCAACTCGCATTAAATTCTCCGTGGCAAATGGCGTTTAATGTTGGACTGCTTGTGTTCATCCTGGGTGGGCTGCTACTTCCCGTCAAAGTTCCGATTCAGAGATATGACGCGGTACAATTTAGCATATTGATCTTGTTATTGGTCTCGGCGTGCGTGTCAGCCGCTTTCAACCGATGGCCACGTTCGCTCCTGGTGTATGGCGGAATCATGCTAGGGTTTATTTCTGCAACTCGATCGATCGAGTATGTGAAAAACCCCTCGGCCTATGTGAAGTATCTTGTACTCGGGTTTTGTTTCACCAGTCTCGGAATTGTCGCCGCCAGTTTCGTAGTGCAACCTCCTACAACAATGCGATA is part of the Mariniblastus fucicola genome and harbors:
- a CDS encoding glycosyltransferase yields the protein MEDQMKVLICSAIPLDRTTANLNRLTRMQQSLEMHQVHARIVGFQSGLGVAWKEVVMPCGNSAIAFDPKLTGAKGYCNAIRQGAQAANFYRSFLPDLVKQFQVDGVIAYHPQGQTVGAILDAGHASGCFVVADMVELFRLNSYYFFNGTNYQQYRLRRNVLPNVDGVIGISHGWCDWCDQRGIRNVWCPSFALDQPSRELPTPKGNPFVLAVAGQWNSREMPMAFLAAVEICVSRGLDVRLRVVGNTGKSRQQRVAMQMVQSSGQLKDRVEFTGFIKDPKDFSKAFLDADAFILLRNDTLETNMLFPTRLPEFMVTGNPVVLSEVGCFSQCFEHRVDVSFVSPDNDPEDIADEIEFLIKNPDKRHTIGQNGRRKMLEEFSLATLGRRLTQFLKETQIRSDLGSRNGGPSHA